A region of the Roseovarius nanhaiticus genome:
ATGCGCGCATCGGGCGCGCCCGCGCGAACCGCCTCGAGGCGGGCCATGTCGTCCGGCGTGCCCAGTTTGATCTTGAGCAGCGGGCGATGCGCATTCTTTGCGGCCTGCGCCTGCATCGCGTCGGGCTCGTCCAGCGACAGCGTATAGGCCGTAATTTCGGGTGTCGGCGCGGCCAACCCGGCCAACTCCCACACACGCTTGCCGGCCCGCTTGGCCTCCAGATCCCACAAGGCACAGTCGAGCGCGTTGCGCGCGGCGCCGGCGGGCAGTTGGGCCTGAAGCGCCGCGCGGTCCGTCACTGCCGTATCCTCGATCTGCGCCGTCACGCTCTCGAGCGTTTCGCCGTAGCGCGCATAAGGCACGCATTCGCCGCGGCCTTGATGCGTGCCGTCCGAGACGGTCACGGTCAGAACCTGCGCTTCGGTCCGCGACCCGCGGCTAATGGTGAAGACCTGAGCCAGGCGAAACACATCGCGCGTCACCGATACCTGCATGCTGCAACCCCGTCTTTCATTGTTCCTGAAATACTCAAATCCCGGCGCAAGCCTGCCCGCGCCGGACAGGACGCTAGAGCGCCGCCAACGCATCGACCAGCACGTCCGCGCCGAAACGGTAAGGGTCTGTCGCGGGCAGATCCATGCGCTGCGAGACCTCATCCAGATAGTCGCGCGCGGCCTCCTCGCTCATATGCTGGGTGTTGACCGAAATCCCGACGACGCGGCAGTCCGGATTGCCCACCTGCGCCAGAGGCAATGCGGTATCGCGCAGCTGTTCCAGCGTCGGCAGACTGTAGCCGGGCAGGCCGCGCATGTGGCTGCGCGTCGGCTCGTGGCAGAGGATCAGCGCATCGGGCTGGCCGCCATGGACGAGGGCCATGGTGACGCCGGAATAAGAGACGTGAAAGAGGCTGCCTTGGCCCTCGATCATATCCCAGTGATCGGCGTCGTTGTCCGGCGTCAGATACTCGATCGATCCGGCCATGAAATCGGCGATCACGGCGTCCAAGGGCACGCCATCGCCGGTGATCAGAATGCCCGTCTGGCCGGTCGCGCGGAAGGTTGTCTTCATGCCGCGGGCGGTCATGTCGCGCTCCATCGCCATGGCAGTGTACATCTTGCCGACCGAACAGTCGGTGCCGACGGCCAGGCAGCGCTTGCCGGTGCGCTTTTCGCCATTCGCGATGGGGTATTTCACCGACGGCACGCGCACGTCATGCAGTTTGCGCCCGGTTGCTTCGGCGACGGCCACCAGATCGGGCTCGTCGCGCAGAAGGTTGTGCAGGCCCGAAGCCAGATCGAACCCCTCCTCGAGCGCCATGACCAGCACCTTTTTCCACGCCTGGCTGATGATGCCGCCGCGGTTGGCAACGCCGATGACCAGCGTCTTGGCGCCTGCCGCCTTGGCCTCGGCCAAACTCATCTCGGTGAGGCCCAGATCGGCGCCGCAGCCCGGCAGGCTGATCTGGCCCACCGCGTTCTCGGGGCGCCAATCGCGGATGCCTATGGCCACCTTGGCGGCCAGCATGTCGGGCGCATCGCCCAGGAATAGAAGGTATGGCGTCTCGATCATGGTCTGTCCCCAAGGCTGGCACGGAATCGGCTCTTGGCCTTGCTTAGCGCATATGGCGCGGGGTGTTCATCCCAAAAGCACGCGCTGATTGCTGCAACTGCATAATCGCCTTGCGGCAGCGCGCGTAATTTCATAGCGATTGGACATCTTTTTGCGCAATATCCTTATCCGAAAGGCCCCGATCATGAGCTTTCGCCTGCAACCGCCCGCACCCGCCCGCCCGAACCGCTGCCAGCTTTTCGGGCCCGGATCCAACGCGAAGCTGTTCGAGAAGATGGCCGCAAGCGCGGCGGATGTGATCAATATCGACCTGGAGGACTCGGTCAGTCCCACTGACAAGGATCTGGCGCGCAGCCAGACGATCGAGGCGATCAACGACGTCGATTGGGGAAGCAAATATCTGAGCGTGCGGATCAACGGGCTGGATACCCCTTGGTGGTATCGCGATGTGGTGGACCTTCTGGAGCAGGCCGGCGACCGGCTGGACCAGATCATGATCCCGAAAGTGGGCTGCGCAGCCGATATCTATGCGGTCGATGCGCTGGTCACGGCGGTCGAGCGCGCCAAGGGGCGCACCAAGCCGATCAGTTTCGAGGTCATCATCGAAAGCGCGGCGGGTATCGCCCATGTGGAAGAGATCGCCGCCGCCAGCCCGCGCCTGCAGGCGATGAGCCTTGGCGCTGCGGATTTCGCCGCCTCCATGGGGATGGCGACCACTGGCATCGGCGGCACGCAGGAAAACTATTACATGATCCACGAGGGGCAGAAGCACTGGTCCGATCCTTGGCACTGGGCGCAGGCGGCGATCGTCGCGGCCTGCCGGACCCATGGCCTATTGCCGGTCGATGGGCCGTTCGGCGATTTCTCGGATGATGAGGGCTTCCGCGCGCAGGCGCTGCGTTCGGCGACGCTGGGCATGGTCGGCAAATGGGCAATTCACCCCAAGCAGATCGCGCTGGCCAATGAGGTGTTCACGCCGACCGAGGCCGCCGTGGCCGAAGCGCGCGAAATCCTTGCCGCAATGGAAAAGGCCAAGGCCAATGGCGAGGGCGCGACCGTCTACAAGGGCCGCCTCGTCGATATCGCCAGCATCAAGCAGGCCGAGGTGATCGTGCGGCAGTCCGAGATGATCGCCAAGGGCTAGGCGGCAATCCGCAGAACGGAGCGTCTGCGGCGCGCATTTTCACCATTTGCGCTGCGCGCAGCGACAGGGGAAATCTTGCAGATTTCCCCTGAGTGGATATTTGGGGCAAAAAGAAGCGGGGGGCGGCGCACGGGCGGCCGCCCGTTTTCTATGTAGGATACGGGCAAAGGGGGCCATATGGGCACGCGCGAGAGGCTGGATGCGTTTTTGTCGCGCGATTGGGTGCGGCAGCTGATCATCGGCGTCATTATCTTCAACGCGATCATCCTGGGCCTCGAGACATCGCAAAGTCTTATGGCAGAGTTTGGCCCGCTGATCGTTGCGCTAGACAGCGCCTGTCTCGCCTTCTTTGTCGTCGAGATCGCGCTGAAGCTTTATGCGCGCGGTGGCCGGTTTTTCCGCGACGGCTGGAGCGTTTTCGATCTGGTGATCGTTGCCGTTGCATTGGTGCCGGCGGGGCAGGCGCTATCGGCGCTGCGGGCGCTGCGCATTCTGCGGGTGCTGCGGGTCATATCGGTTGCCCCGCGCCTGCGCCGGGTGGTCGAGGGGTTCGTGACGGCGCTGCCGGGCATGGGCTCGGTCTTTTTGCTGATGGCGATCATCTTCTATATCGGGGCGGTGATCGCGACCAAGCTCTTTGCCGCGGATTTCCCCGACTGGTTCGGCACGCTCGGCCGCTCGGGCTATACGCTGTTTCAGATCATGACGCTGGAATCGTGGTCGATGGGCATCGTGCGCCCGGTCATGGACGTGCATCCCTGGGCTTGGGCGTTCTTTTTGCCCTTCATCCTCATCACGACTTTCGCGGTGGTGAACCTGCTGGTCGGTCTCATTGTCAACTCGATGCAAGACGCGCATCATGCCGAGAATGAGGAGAGCACCAACACCTATCGCGACGACGTGCTGGCGCGCCTTGCCGCGATGGAGGCCAAGCTGGACAAGCTGGGTGACGACACCAAGCGCTAGCATGGGGGTTTGACGGCGGAGGCGGAATGCAGAATGGTGCACCATCCGCCACCTTGGGACATGCCATGGACAAGCCCGCCTCAATCTTCACCCCCGTCCTGATCGCGGGCTGCGTCATCATGGTGATCTCCTTCGCCATCCGCGCGTCCTTTGGTGTGTTCCAGATCCCCATTGCGGACGAGTTCGGCTGGCTGCGCAGTGAGTTCTCGCTCGCCATTGCGATCCAGAACCTTGCCTGGGGGATCGGGCAGCCCTTGTTCGGGGCGCTGGCCGAAAAGATCGGGGATCGGCGTGCCATTGTTCTGGGCGCGCTGACTTATGCGGCGGGGCTTGTCGCCTCGTCCTTCGCGGTGACGCCGGGCTCGCATCAGTTCTTCGAGATATTCGTGGGGTTCGGCATTGCCGGGACCGGCTTTGGCGTGATCCTCGCCGTGGTGGGCCGCGCCAGCAGTGACGAGCACCGCTCGATGAGCCTTGCCATCGCGACCGCCGCCGGATCGGCGGGCCAAGTCTTTGGCGCGCCGGTGGCAGAGGCGCTGCTGGGCGTCATGAGCTGGCAGATGGTGTTCCTCCTCTTCGCGGGTATCATCCTGGCCAGCCTGATGGTGCTGCCGATGATGCGCGTGCCGGTCGTCGCCACGCGCGGCGAGTTGGAAGAGAGCATGGGGCAGATCCTGAACCGTGCGATGCGCGACCCGAGCTATGCGCTGATCTTCCTTGGATTCTTCAGTTGCGGCTATCAGCTGGCCTTCATCACCGCGCATTTTCCGGCCTTCGTGACCGAGATGTGCGGCCCGATCATGCCGGGCGGTATGCTCTATGGCATGGGCATCACCAGCACCTCGGCGCTGGGGGCGGTCGCCATATCGCTGATCGGCCTCGCCAATATCGCGGGCACGCTGGCGGCGGGCTGGGCGGGCAAGAGGTATTCGCGCAAGTATCTGCTGGCGGGCATCTACACAGGCCGCACGATCATCGCCGCCGCCTTCATCCTGACGCCGATCACGCCCGCGACCGTGCTGCTTTTCTCGGTCTCGATGGGCGCGCTCTGGCTGGCGACCGTGCCGCTGACGTCCGGCCTCGTCGCGCATCTTTATGGGCTGCGCTACATGGGTACGCTCTATGGCATCGTCTTTTTCAGTCACCAGCTCGGCAGCTTTCTTGGCGTGTGGCTGGGCGGGCGGATGTACGACATCTATGGCGACTATACCGCCGTCTGGTGGATCGGCGTGGGCGTCGGCGCGTTCAGCGCGATCGTGCATTTGCCGATCAAGGAAAAGCGGCTGGTGCCGGCCTAATCCGCAAGCTGGCGGCGCAAAATGGCGCCCACCTCTGCCGCGTGGCTGTAGGGCAGGGCGTGGCCGGCGCCCGGCACGGCGCTTTGGCGGGCGGCGGGGTTCCATTCGTTGAGCGTCTCGCGGCCCGCGATGGGGATGACCTCGTCCTCCTCGGCCCAAATGGCGAGAAGAGGCGTTTCGGCCTCGGCCAGCGCGCGGTGATCTGCCTCGCAATCGGTATCGAGCGTGTGGCGCAGCGACGACAGCACCGCGGGCAGGAAGCCGCGATGGCGCGTCTGTGCGATCTGGATGTCGACGATGTCGGGCACGGCGCTGGGCTGCCCGCGCTCGGCCTCGAGCGCACGGCGCAGCGAGCGGGCATAGACCAGAAGCATCGCCCATGTTCCGAGGATGCCCGTATTCGCCATGAGGCGCGCGGCGGGGCCGAGGTCATGCCCGACCCCGGCCGGGGCCAGCAGGGCCATCTGGCGAACGCGCGCCGGGTGTTGCGCGGCAAAGCGAGGCGCGATCACGGCGCCCATCGAATAGCCGAGCAGCGTGATCGCACTCTCAATCCCTTGGTCCTCTAGTAGATCCGAGAGTTGCCGGGCGAAGAAATCCGCATCTTGCGGCCCGCGCGCGCGGTCCGAATAGCCCCGCCCGTAAAGATCATAGACCAATACGCGGTAGCCCATGTCGCCCAGCGTATCGGCGATGGCGTCCCAGACCGGCGACGGAGTGGTCAGGCCGTGGACGCAGACCGCGATGGGGCCATCCGCAGCACCCAGCCAGCGGTAATGCGTAAGACCCTGCGGCAGGGCGGCGAAGGCGCCGGGGGCGCTTCGCCGTGCTTGGGCGTTCATGCGCGGGCGGAGCGCTTCGCGCAGGAAGGGCGCGATCCCTATCGCTCCCAGTACCGCGAGGAGCCAGCTCACGTGGCCTCCTGCGGTGTCAAAAGGCCTTTGGTCACCAGCGCGCGGGCCAGCCCTTCGGGCTGCTCGAAGAGATGCACCTGCCAGCCGCGCGCGGCGGCGGCCTCGATGTTCTCGGCCCTGTCATCGGTGAAGAAAAGCGCCTCGGGCAGCAGGCCGCAATCGGCCTCGACGGCGGCATAGATCGCCGGGTCCGGCTTGATCAGGCCCATCCGGCCCGAGATGTAGGCCCGGTCGAACTGGCGCAGGAACGGAAATTGCGCGGCGCTGAGCGGGAAATTCCCGGCGCCGAAATTCGACAGCGCATAAACCGGAACGCCCCGCGCGCGCAGGGCTGTCATCAGGCGCACGGAATGCGGAATGGCAGGCTGCGCGATGTCGCACCAATGATCGCGAAAATGCATAAGCTCGGATGCGAAATCGGGGTGGACGGCGGCCATGCGCGCGGCCTCCGCGCCGAAATCTGCGCCCGCATCGATGCGGTTCATCATCGCATGGATATCGACGGAGCCGAACATCGCGCGGCGCCGGGATGCGCCGCAGAGCCGGTCGAAATATCGCTCGGGCTGCCATGCGATCAGCACGTTGCCGATGTCGAATATGACCGCCTGCGGCGTCATCTGCGGGTGGGTGAGGGCGGGTGCGGCACGCCCTTGCGATGCTCGCGCCACAGCATGTAGAGTCCCGAGCCCAGGATCAGCACGATGCCGGCCCACGCGTTGAGCGTAGGCCATGTATCGAAAAAGACCACGCCCCAGAAGATGGCGATGGGCATGGCAACATATTCGAACGGCGCGGCAAAGGCGGCCTCGCTCAGCCGGTAGGCTTGCGTGATCAGCCAGCTGCCCCCGACACCGGCGAAGCCGAGCATCACGATCACCCACAGATCCGCCGACGCGAGCGGGGGCCAGGCGCGCAACAGGAACGACAGCGCCGGATGCGCGCCTGCCTCATAGCGCCCGTCGCTGATGAAAAAGCCGATGACCGCGCTTGAGACAAGGAAGGTGAGGATGACGTAGATCGTCATCGTGCCCGCGCTTTCGGTATCGCGGATGCGGCGCGTGACCATATGCATCGCGCCGTAAAGAATGGCGGCGATGGCAGGCAAAAGCGACGCGACCTGAAACGCCTCGGTGCCGGGCTGCACGATCAGCAATACGCCGACGAGGCCCACGGCGATGGCCGCCCAGCGGCGCGGGCCGACCGTCTCGCCTAGAAAGACGACCGACATGACGGCGATCGCGAGTGGCGAGACGAAAAAGATGGCAACCGCATCCGCGATGGGCATGGCGGCAAGACCGAGGAAAAGGCAGATATTGGCGCAGACGATGAAGCTGCCGCGCAAGAGATGCGCGCCGGGCCGGCGGGTGCGAAACACCTTGAGACCCCCGCTGAAGGGCAGGATGAAAGCGCCGAAGACCACGAGGCTGACCAGTGAGCGCAAAAGCACGACCTGGTGCAGCGCATATGTCTCGCTCAGCAGCTTGATCCCAAGATCGACGAAGGAAAAGCACAGGATCGCCGCCATCGCGCAGAACGCGCCCATGGTGTTGCTGGAGGGGGCGGCGACGCTGGTCATGCGCGCGGGGCTTTCACTTGGGCCTTGGCCTGCCGGACCATCCGCTCGAGCGCATCCAAGAAGCGCGAGCGGTCGGCTTTGGTAAAGCCCTTGCCGCCGCCCTGGCGAAAGGGGTCGGCGGCGCGCAGATCGGTCATCAGATCGCGCGTGGCCAGTACATTGCCGATATTGGCCGCCGTCAGCGCCTCGCCATTATGCTTGAGCACCAGCGCGCCCGCCTCGACGCATTTCGCCGCAAGGGGGATGTCGCCGGTCACCACCACGTCGCCCGCGCCCGCGCGCTCGGCGATCCACATATCGGCGATGTCCGGCCCGTCGGGCACGATCACCGTCTCGACCAGCGGGTGGGGCGAAGGGCGCAAGCCGCCATTCGAGACGATATGCACCTTGAGGCCATGCCGCGTGCCGACGCGGATCGCCTCGTCCTTGACCGGGCAGGCATCGGCATCGACGTAGATCATCGCACGTCGCCAGTTGTGGAAAACAGGCGTTTTTCACAACGCTTTCCGCGCGGAAAGCGGGCGCCTCTCAAGTCGCATCCGCCTTGGATTTTGCGCGGCCCACCTTGTATTCCTCGGGGATCGGCATCCGGTTGAACGCGTCCAGCCCGGCGATCTTGTAGGCCTCGGCCAGCGTCGGGTAGTTGAACGTGTTCTGCACGAAGTAATCCACCGTGCCCTTCAGGTTCAGCACCGCCTGCGCGATGTGGATCAGCTCGGTCGCGCCTTCGCCGACGATCTGCACGCCCAATACACGGCGCGTCTTGAGCGAAAACAGCATCTTCAGCATGCCATGCTCCAGCCCCATGATATGGCCGCGCGACGTCTCGCGAAAGCGCGCGACGCCGACCTCGTAGGGGATGCCGCGCTCGGCCATTTCCTCTTCGGACATGCCGCAGGTACTGATCTCGGGAACTGAGTAAATGCCATAGGGAAACCACGGGCTTTCGGGCAGCGTGGGCGTCTCGAGCGCGTGACAGGCGGCAATGCGCCCCTGCTGGAGCGAGGTCGAGGCAAGGCTGGGATGTCCGATCACGTCGCCTGCCGCATAGATATGGGGCACCGATGTCTGGTAGGTCTTGCGGTCCACCTCAAGCCGGCCGCGATGGTCGGTCTTGAGCCCCGCCTTGTCGAGGCCCAAGCTCGCCGTCGCGCCCATGCGCCCAGCGGCAAACAGCAGCATGTCGCTGCGCACGTGCCGGCCGTTTTCCAGCGCGACCTCGATGTGACGGCCCGCATCCGTAATGCTCTCGATCGGCGAGCCGAGGCGCAGATCGACGCCGTTTTCGCGGATCTGGTGGGTGAAATCGTCGACAATGGCGTGGTCGATAAAATCCAGAAAAGTGTCTCGTGGCTCGATCAGCGTCACGCGCACGTCGAGCGCCGAAAACATGGTGGCATATTCCACCCCGATCACGCCCGCGCCGATCACGGTCAGACTGCGCGGGATCTCGTCGATCTTGAGAAACTCGTCGCTGT
Encoded here:
- the dgcA gene encoding N-acetyl-D-Glu racemase DgcA, with amino-acid sequence MQVSVTRDVFRLAQVFTISRGSRTEAQVLTVTVSDGTHQGRGECVPYARYGETLESVTAQIEDTAVTDRAALQAQLPAGAARNALDCALWDLEAKRAGKRVWELAGLAAPTPEITAYTLSLDEPDAMQAQAAKNAHRPLLKIKLGTPDDMARLEAVRAGAPDARIIVDANEGWSAEIYADLAPHLLRLGVALVEQPLPAGEDDTLLGVARPLPVCADESCHDRASLAALKGKYDVVNIKLDKTGGLTEALELRRAALAEGYDVMVGCMIGSSLAMAPAVLVAQGALVTDLDGPLLLAEDRGTPLTFDSAGVHPPAPELWG
- the dgcN gene encoding N-acetyltransferase DgcN: MIETPYLLFLGDAPDMLAAKVAIGIRDWRPENAVGQISLPGCGADLGLTEMSLAEAKAAGAKTLVIGVANRGGIISQAWKKVLVMALEEGFDLASGLHNLLRDEPDLVAVAEATGRKLHDVRVPSVKYPIANGEKRTGKRCLAVGTDCSVGKMYTAMAMERDMTARGMKTTFRATGQTGILITGDGVPLDAVIADFMAGSIEYLTPDNDADHWDMIEGQGSLFHVSYSGVTMALVHGGQPDALILCHEPTRSHMRGLPGYSLPTLEQLRDTALPLAQVGNPDCRVVGISVNTQHMSEEAARDYLDEVSQRMDLPATDPYRFGADVLVDALAAL
- a CDS encoding L-malyl-CoA/beta-methylmalyl-CoA lyase gives rise to the protein MSFRLQPPAPARPNRCQLFGPGSNAKLFEKMAASAADVINIDLEDSVSPTDKDLARSQTIEAINDVDWGSKYLSVRINGLDTPWWYRDVVDLLEQAGDRLDQIMIPKVGCAADIYAVDALVTAVERAKGRTKPISFEVIIESAAGIAHVEEIAAASPRLQAMSLGAADFAASMGMATTGIGGTQENYYMIHEGQKHWSDPWHWAQAAIVAACRTHGLLPVDGPFGDFSDDEGFRAQALRSATLGMVGKWAIHPKQIALANEVFTPTEAAVAEAREILAAMEKAKANGEGATVYKGRLVDIASIKQAEVIVRQSEMIAKG
- a CDS encoding ion transporter is translated as MGTRERLDAFLSRDWVRQLIIGVIIFNAIILGLETSQSLMAEFGPLIVALDSACLAFFVVEIALKLYARGGRFFRDGWSVFDLVIVAVALVPAGQALSALRALRILRVLRVISVAPRLRRVVEGFVTALPGMGSVFLLMAIIFYIGAVIATKLFAADFPDWFGTLGRSGYTLFQIMTLESWSMGIVRPVMDVHPWAWAFFLPFILITTFAVVNLLVGLIVNSMQDAHHAENEESTNTYRDDVLARLAAMEAKLDKLGDDTKR
- a CDS encoding MFS transporter gives rise to the protein MDKPASIFTPVLIAGCVIMVISFAIRASFGVFQIPIADEFGWLRSEFSLAIAIQNLAWGIGQPLFGALAEKIGDRRAIVLGALTYAAGLVASSFAVTPGSHQFFEIFVGFGIAGTGFGVILAVVGRASSDEHRSMSLAIATAAGSAGQVFGAPVAEALLGVMSWQMVFLLFAGIILASLMVLPMMRVPVVATRGELEESMGQILNRAMRDPSYALIFLGFFSCGYQLAFITAHFPAFVTEMCGPIMPGGMLYGMGITSTSALGAVAISLIGLANIAGTLAAGWAGKRYSRKYLLAGIYTGRTIIAAAFILTPITPATVLLFSVSMGALWLATVPLTSGLVAHLYGLRYMGTLYGIVFFSHQLGSFLGVWLGGRMYDIYGDYTAVWWIGVGVGAFSAIVHLPIKEKRLVPA
- a CDS encoding alpha/beta fold hydrolase, with protein sequence MSWLLAVLGAIGIAPFLREALRPRMNAQARRSAPGAFAALPQGLTHYRWLGAADGPIAVCVHGLTTPSPVWDAIADTLGDMGYRVLVYDLYGRGYSDRARGPQDADFFARQLSDLLEDQGIESAITLLGYSMGAVIAPRFAAQHPARVRQMALLAPAGVGHDLGPAARLMANTGILGTWAMLLVYARSLRRALEAERGQPSAVPDIVDIQIAQTRHRGFLPAVLSSLRHTLDTDCEADHRALAEAETPLLAIWAEEDEVIPIAGRETLNEWNPAARQSAVPGAGHALPYSHAAEVGAILRRQLAD
- a CDS encoding HAD family hydrolase, which produces MTPQAVIFDIGNVLIAWQPERYFDRLCGASRRRAMFGSVDIHAMMNRIDAGADFGAEAARMAAVHPDFASELMHFRDHWCDIAQPAIPHSVRLMTALRARGVPVYALSNFGAGNFPLSAAQFPFLRQFDRAYISGRMGLIKPDPAIYAAVEADCGLLPEALFFTDDRAENIEAAAARGWQVHLFEQPEGLARALVTKGLLTPQEAT
- a CDS encoding DMT family transporter gives rise to the protein MTSVAAPSSNTMGAFCAMAAILCFSFVDLGIKLLSETYALHQVVLLRSLVSLVVFGAFILPFSGGLKVFRTRRPGAHLLRGSFIVCANICLFLGLAAMPIADAVAIFFVSPLAIAVMSVVFLGETVGPRRWAAIAVGLVGVLLIVQPGTEAFQVASLLPAIAAILYGAMHMVTRRIRDTESAGTMTIYVILTFLVSSAVIGFFISDGRYEAGAHPALSFLLRAWPPLASADLWVIVMLGFAGVGGSWLITQAYRLSEAAFAAPFEYVAMPIAIFWGVVFFDTWPTLNAWAGIVLILGSGLYMLWREHRKGVPHPPSPTRR
- a CDS encoding YaiI/YqxD family protein is translated as MIYVDADACPVKDEAIRVGTRHGLKVHIVSNGGLRPSPHPLVETVIVPDGPDIADMWIAERAGAGDVVVTGDIPLAAKCVEAGALVLKHNGEALTAANIGNVLATRDLMTDLRAADPFRQGGGKGFTKADRSRFLDALERMVRQAKAQVKAPRA
- the sthA gene encoding Si-specific NAD(P)(+) transhydrogenase, which encodes MDRYDLIVIGSGPAGRSAAIQAGKLNRRVLVIDRKDRLGGVSAHTGTIPSKTLRETVLNLSGWRERSFYGRSYRVKDDIGAEDLQARLNKTVDYEVDVLEHQFNRNHVETLYGVARFTGPNEIEVQVDAGQTTRLTADKFLIATGTKTYRPDTCPFNGTTVLDSDEFLKIDEIPRSLTVIGAGVIGVEYATMFSALDVRVTLIEPRDTFLDFIDHAIVDDFTHQIRENGVDLRLGSPIESITDAGRHIEVALENGRHVRSDMLLFAAGRMGATASLGLDKAGLKTDHRGRLEVDRKTYQTSVPHIYAAGDVIGHPSLASTSLQQGRIAACHALETPTLPESPWFPYGIYSVPEISTCGMSEEEMAERGIPYEVGVARFRETSRGHIMGLEHGMLKMLFSLKTRRVLGVQIVGEGATELIHIAQAVLNLKGTVDYFVQNTFNYPTLAEAYKIAGLDAFNRMPIPEEYKVGRAKSKADAT